One genomic region from Argentina anserina chromosome 2, drPotAnse1.1, whole genome shotgun sequence encodes:
- the LOC126782454 gene encoding zinc finger protein GIS2 yields MSSDSMSRSRSRSRSPADRKMRSDRFSYRDAPYRRDGGRRGGGGFSRDNLCKNCKRPGHFARECPNVAICHNCGLPGHIASECTTKSLCWNCREPGHMASNCPNEGICHTCGKAGHRARDCTAAPMPPGDLRLCNNCYKQGHIAVDCTNEKACNNCRKTGHLARDCPNEPICNMCNVAGHVARQCPRANVLGDRGGSGGGGVRGGGGSGGYHRDIVCRNCQQLGHMSRDCMGPLMICHNCGGRGHLAYECPSGRFMDRYPRRY; encoded by the exons ATGAGTTCAGACAGCATGAGCAGGAGCAGGAGCAGGAGCAGGAGCCCTGCGGATCGTAAGATGCGTTCTGATCGCTTTTCCTATCGTGATGCACCTTACAGGAGAGATGGTGGTCGTCGGGGTGGTGGTGGTTTCAG CCGAGACAATCTCTGCAAGAACTGCAAAAGACCTGGCCATTTTGCTAGAGAATGCCCTAATGTTGCAATTTGCCACAATTGTGGTCTTCCTGG GCACATTGCTTCAGAGTGTACCACAAAGTCACTATGTTGGAATTGTCGTGAACCTGGTCACATGGCCAGTAACTGCCCAAATGAGGGCATCTGCCACACCTGTGGCAAGGCTGGACACCGTGCTAGAGACTGCACTGCTGCGCCCATGCCGCCTGGGGACTTGAGGTTGTGCAATAACTGCTACAAGCAAGGCCATATTGCAGTTGACTGCACAAATGAGAAGGCATGCAACAACTGTAGGAAGACAGGTCACCTGGCTCGTGATTGTCCAAATGAGCCCATCTGTAACATGTGCAATGTAGCTGGGCATGTGGCTAGGCAATGCCCCAGAGCCAATGTTTTGGGAGATAGGGGAGGTAGTGGCGGAGGTGGTGTTcgcggtggtggtggtagtggTGGCTACCACCGTGACATTGTATGTAGAAACTGTCAGCAGCTTGGCCATATGAGCAGGGATTGCATGGGACCCTTGATGATCTGTCATAACTGTGGGGGGCGAGGACACCTGGCATATGAGTGCCCTTCTGGTAGGTTCATGGATCGCTACCCTAGGCGGTACTGA